The genomic interval caggaaggcacaccagtgcctctacttcctcaggaagcTGAGGCGTGCTGGAATGGGGAGTTCAGTCCTGTCAcggcacggcagctgctctgcagcagagaaaagggcTCTGtagagggtggtgaaagctgcacagaagactgtaggacacagcctatccaccaccacagacatttacacgtccaggtgcaggaaaagggcctcctgcatcatgaaggaccccacccacccctcacacaaactgtttgcccctctccaggcaggaggctgcagagcattaagagcaggaccaccagactgaggaacagcttcttcccagaagctgtgagactgttgccAACCTCATacctcaacccccccccccaaacacacacaaacccctcccgacaaccacccatggaacattgcacaatgcagccatttgcacagaactctcgAACTACTCACCTCATTGCACTACTGTatttgcactactctgtcagtcatttgcactactctgtcatttgcacaataccgcatTACTGTTTAGGCagctttattctgatgtttatatcttttattctgattgctttttttatatttatattgcgtattttgttaggtaattgggcttacaccgggaccagggaaactaatttcgttccacctcatgtttctacatgtgtgaaatgacaataaagctccttgaatccttgaattcaGTACGGGCTGAATTGTGGGAAATGGGGGAAAAACTCTGGACTGTTTGCACCtccaaagctggattttatcccaccagaactgcAGCGGAACACAGATGCTCTTGCCATCCCCCTTCTGTGGCCTCAGAGACGGAGGAGACAACGTAAACAAAAGCGGGGCAAGCGGAGTGGGCTGTGTGCTAGGCTACATGTTAAACCGCACAAACTGGCTCtacccatccccccaccctgtgggtaacaagatcctggcagaggagctgaacaacTTCTACTGCTGATTTTCACACCCATcacccaccccatccacaacactcaacctctgtgccacACCTGacaccaccccctcccccctcaactcagacctcccaccagcactgaaggtcaatgcggaggaggcagaagaccaggaaggctccaggacccgatggagtgtccccctcctgccaGATAATCTGCGCTGACtagctggcacccatcttcacccagctcttcaacagatctctggaaCTGTGTGAAGTACCGTCCTGTTTCAAAtgctccaccatcatcccagtccccaaaaaacccatcatcacggggttgaatgactacagacccatcgccctgacgtctgtggtcatgaaatcctttgagaggctggtgctgaaccacctgaagttcatcacaggcccccggcttgaccccctgcagtttgcctaccgggcaaaccggtcggtggatgatgcagtcaacatgggactgcacttcgtcctccatcaccttgacacGTACGTCAGGATCCTGTTcatggacttcagctctgcgtCGACCAGCTAATCCTGTGGTGTGGTCTGAACAATCTGGAGCAAAACCCGCTCAACactggagatgacagtggactttagtaagaacccacccaccttaccccCCTTCACCATTCTCAACAGCACAGTGTCTACTGTAGACTCCTTTAAGTTCCCAGGAACTACAATTGCCAaggatctcaagtggaagtcccacgtagacctcatcaggaaaaaggcccagcagaggttgtactTTCTGCAACgactgaagaagttcaacctgcctcaggaaCTGCTACCCTAACccatctgcagcccggatgtggaactgtgtgccgttggactacgtccatattacttgcccagggagttttcacatgttgtcatggtgactgtttatgttcccccctctgcaaaccccagcaggacatgtgacactattcactctgcaatatcccggatacagactcagcacccgagtgcattcattgcaatctcgggtgatttcaaccacactaacttggacaaaacactccccactttcactcagtttgtgaactgtcctgccagagagggaagaacaatagatctgctgtatgctaatgcaagaagagggctttcagagcaggcaatagggacgaggtgagagctattcagcgcaccctgagaataaagatcagggaggcaaaggagaggtaccggaggaagctggagtggaaactccagcagaacaacacgagagaggtgtggagtggcatgaggaccatcacaggttacgggccaaacagcggaggagttgatggtgGTGTGGAACGGgcaaatgagctgaatcagttttttaacagattcgacactgggaccccaattcacgcttcaaacgactcctcagcagtacggttgcagcaaccggccactccagcctctctccctccccccacattccatctggatggcctcgctcacacctcgtccccagaagtctgggtggaccactctcacctgggtaccacatgcactcctcccccacccatcaccccaacgatgaccttcacagctgatcaggtgagaagacagctgcagagactccgtgcaggcaaagctgcaggcccagatggtgtgagctccagggtcctgaaagcctgtgccccccagctaaagggagtactccatcatgtcttcaacctgagtctgagtcttcagagggtccccgtggtgtggaagacgtcatgccttgTTCCTGTCCCGGAGACGCCGCGTCCCAacgaccccaaggactacaggcctgtggccctgacgtcacacatcatgaagaccctggaaagactcgtcctggaacagctccggcccatggtccaaccacttcaggatccccttcagttcgcctaccagggaactagtttttgtttatcctttctttattgtttatcctattttttatacttctcacttttctcctttcttggtcgggaatactgcatgtgcaatgtctgtaagaacaagaatttccctccagggattaataaaggaattctgattctgattactCTGACGACTTCGACATCTCACACAGCTGACTTCGCTGAAGTCAATGTCTATGGGGAAGTCTAGGTATCTCTGCAAAccaaaacagcagtgagtcagaaaagaaaacaacagaaaactatATCCCTcgtatatccctctggaactttattctggccctgagttcatcgagcttgttttccagtgactggacattggcgagtaggatgctgggcagaggtgaatggtgtgctctgcgtctcagtctgttcctaacgcCGGCTCGTTTCCCTCGGGGCCTTCTCCGTGACCTGCGGCCTGAgcgtccattgttgttgttgttgttgttgttgttgttgttgtatcctGCCCGTAGGATGTCGACGGGCCAGGTCGGGTCcgggattaagttgataggagcacagtttgagtactgtgctccaaggttgattagtgtctgtctgtcgtatGTGTTACGACCTACAACAGGATGGCTTAACAAGTTGAAAATTACACTAAAaacgactatatacaaacaaatttcGGGAGCAGGTACGACAGCGGCCGACCTCACCAGCGCCATCTTGGTTTATTTACCAAGATTGTTGGGTACATTGGAAATTGTGTCACTACTGATGTCATTACTTACCACACTTTATGTTTTGTAAATCCCCCACGCAGACTGTGTACaaacatatatctatatatagatatataagaatttcccctcggggataaatgaaggaattctgattctgatatatatatcctgctgctgtctctgctgctgtaacatgaGAATTTCCCTcatgggatcaataaagtacatTTATCTATCTATGTGCCAAACATACGGAACAAGTCAAAAATGTGAGGGCCATTGGATGATTATTACTCTCCCCATCTTCAGAATCAgggtacatatatatatatataatcccAACATTCATCAGAGTATGTTATAACATGTACTGGCATCCAACATCAGACAGGTGTAATCACACTCGATCCCAGCATCCAATATTGACACATACAATTATAATGGATCCCTGCATCCAACATCAGGGTATGATATCACACAGGATGCTGGCATCCAACATTAACACACGCAATTAATATAGATCCTGGTAtacactttcccacgtagacactaggatggggaactatgtgagagtgctgtttgtggactacagctcagcattcaataccatagtcccctccaggctggtaaccaagctgtgtgatcttggactgaactcctccctgtgcaggtggatccacagcatccttactggcagacaacaggtggtacgcgtgggcacccatagctcatcccctctcaccctcaacactggatccccccaaggctgcgtgctgagtcccctgctgtactccctgtatacacatgactgtgtgtccacatcagacagtaacaccatcataaagtttgctgacgacacagccatcgtggggttaatctcccaaaacaaggaggaggcctacaggaaggaggtcacccacctggagagctggtgccaggagaataacctcctgctgaacgtcagcaaaactaaggagctgattgtggactacaggaagaagcagcagaaggacatccgtccactctgcatcggcgggtctgaggtggagagggtggacagttttaaatacctcggtgtgaccatcacacgggacctgtcctggtcactgcacattcacaggactgttaagaaggccaggcagcgtctgttccacctcagacgcctcagagacttcaggctccccctcaaggtgctcaggaacttttacacctgcaccactgagagcatcttgagtgggagcatcaccacatggatgggcagctgcacaaagcaggacctctcggccctcaggagggtagtccgctcagctgagcggacaatcagaacaactttacccgacctgcaggacatttacaccaaacgatgcaggtcgagagccgagaagatcctcaggcagccccatcaccccggacactcactcctctccctgttgccatcaggccatcggttctgctgcctgagaaccaacactgagaggatgaggaaaagcttcttcccccaggccatccgtctgctcaacagtgagcgttaatctggacaatcccactcccacctgcactacatgcactagatgtaaatactgcacattttcacttttttgaaatttaattttaattttattatttttctttacaagcgttctcttttgcaatatttaaatttaaattttttatttacctattttttggtagcagggacacaaagaagttcactgcacattgtaccgtgtatgattgtgtgtgtgacaaataaacctatcttatcttatccaaCATTAGCATGCTATTACACTGGATCCTTGCATCAAACATCAACACAGTACTCTGGAATCCAATACCATTATGGAAAATTATACTGGATCCTGGTATCCACTGTAAGGGCATGCAACTATGCATAACTCTGACATCCAAAACCATGATTTGCAGCTTGAAAATAACCAACCAAATATGCTTTATtgcaatgcaaacattttatgacattttgattAGCAATGACAGCCAGATCAAATATCTCATCCCCCTTTCAGTATACCACTGTAATATTTCTCGTGACAAAACCATTTAGACAAAAACCTtctcaaaatctaaaataactTCAGAACTAACCAGAAAAGCTATTACCAGTTTACAGCTTGTCAGTATAACCATAGCATAACACTGCATATAACACAATCTCCATATCTTTGTTAATGAAGTATTAGCATCCACTATCTCAGTATACCTATGGAAAATCCCTATGTGACCATGCAATAACAACCAAATTCTAGCTATGATGCACTATGTCAGTACATAATGACATAACATTATTTCAAATGAGTGATGGCCCCAAGTGGCCCTGTAAAaaacttccatccattttctcagTATACCATTGTGATCAGACCAAACTTACACTTAAACTAACAGAAGCCTTTCTCTGGGCTGAATTAAAGCTCACAAGCTGGTAATCTTTGAAAGTAATGCTCCCATAACTTCTCCATCtacaaagcaaaagagagaaaaagagctaTTTTAATTGAATGGAAGATTTGGCTTGCACGCCACAATCCCTTAAATTCaatactgcagtgaaatatgATTTCTCAGCTCAAGTTCTTACCCTCATAATCCACATTTGTTTCAGGTATCTCTTCTGTAGAATCCTCCTCCTGTcaaggacaaaaatgacatttacatttctgacGTAAAAGGGAAAATTTTATGAACAATAAATCAAGCTTCTACCCTTAACCTTAATGAGGTTTACCACTCACCTTAATTTTCATAAGGGTTATGGTTATGTCTTCAAGTTCCATGCCCATCTTCTCCCACAAATTCCATGTGTTCTCTATACAGTCTACCatctttaacataaaaaattatttactgaattattttatttattgaattattttacaaaacaggAACTGTAATTACTACTACATCAATTTCCTTCATTACCGTGGTCATTTCTGGCTGTGCAGGGACAAACCTCTCTTCATCAGCtgagacattttcttcatcagacttctgctgttttttttgtttccagcagcGGAAAATTATGCCTGCCGAAATTATGATAATGAAAGTAATGGGAACAGTCACTGCGATTGATACTGCCCCATCCAgtgatgaagtgttttgagATTCCGTGGTGAGGTTCAAATGAACCGTGTGGGTTTCAGCAGTGTCATGGACCATTCCAAAAACTTGGTTGAATACTGACATCATTACCACAACAGTAGTTGCCTGGAGTGTGTGAGGGTAGGTTCCTGTGATAGTTCCTGTGGTGATTACAGTGGTGGTTCCTGTGGTGGTTTTTGCATTGTCTTGTGAAGACAAGTCATCATGAGAGCTTGCAGAAGTTTCGGTGGATGGCAACAAACTGTAGTTTGCAGGGAAGGTGGTGACTAGTGAAGACCTGTTCCTCAGCTTTAAGTCCACATCAGACTCAGTGCCACCATCGGAACCATAAACTGGAACAGGCACCTCCTCCATTACCATCAGCTTAATCTGACTGCTTTGGACTTCTCGAAACTTTTTTACTGTACATTGATAAGTACCTTTGTCTGTAATCTTAACACGTTTAATGGTTAGTGAAGCATCTCCATCTTGGGGATCTGGAGAGGAAAAGTGGACTCGGCCTTCAAAACCAGTGAAGTGGTGTAGTACGTTCTCAGTGTAACAGATGAGgtgttcctcttcctcttgaccATCTGAACGGTTGACCGTCCACTCAATCTCCAAGTCGCCAACATCCACAGAAGCAAGGGTGAAATGGCATCTGAGGCTGATGTCATGTCCTAGCGCTGCTTGGTATTCAGAAGAGGGGCTGGTTAAATTCAATCCACAGGTGGATGTAAAAAGTACTGACACCAGACCGATGAGCAAGACCAAAGCCATGGAAATGTTTGGGGGCTTGAAGGATTAACATCAATGTGATCTGTAGGGTGTGatagaaataataatacatttgtattttagaACACAATACTTGAATATGCTACTGCAATATTACCCTTTATTTCTGTACTTCAATGTTTAGGGTAAAAGCCTTGTCAAAGTCTGAAAGAGCCCTCTGAAAACTAGACTAGACTACTAGACCCACACATTTTGATAATATTCAATTCATCCTGTTAAAACGGTTTGTTGGCTCAGTCTGAGCATGTTGAACAATGACTGTtaaatcaaaaaacaatattgtttgtaaattcacagtttattttattttttttcaaagcactATAAAtccttccttttttaaaaaacagatggtttatgtctttttttctttaatatattGTCCACCACATAcaacaaataattttaaaagccactctccctctccctcttctttacAGATGACCtaaagcctctctctctccctcctctctccagaAGGGAGAACctacctttcacttttcactctctcttctttaCAGACCTACCAcctcactatctctctctctctctctgtctctcgtcTTTACAGACATCCAACAGTTTTTATTAACCTCAAAGCCATTACGAGTCACTCACGCGTGTGCGCGtgcgcgcatgcacacacacttagctTCCCTACCCGTGCTCCATTGGGCTCGAAAGGGCACGTGATCTCGCAATGCATTGTGCACATTGTGTGCCATTTTTGCGggcaaaagttttttgtttgtacatcACTTAGATACGGTGCTGcaagagagtgagacacaccAGGAAAAAATGGACTgcacaaaagagacaaacaatgGACTGTAACGAGACAAGCTGGACCTTGTTCCAAAGGCTTGGTACCTcgaaaaaaatagtaaaattggtggaattGATCCAtatgagcatgtgcagtgatatttatctgggtttgcactttgtattttcatttgttacctcatttgcactgttactggaatttcaacagtgtcactgcactgcacaataatgtttgtaataaagtgaaaagctttaaaaacaagaagtgttcagacattattgcttgagtaaatggcatggtCTCATAGAGGACTTCTTATAGCTCAATTAAAATAGTTGGaataacatatatacatatatatatttcagatattgctactgaactacaatatttattatcactatCAGGCACAGTTTTATTAACtgtctttgtaaagtgcaggcctggtgtttgtcgtCATATGAGGaagtagcaggtgaggagatttttatgacatatcaatgacatgttaaggataaatagaaataagcagagaaaaattaacagccattcattttattttctgaaaaaacaCCACCgacaccagtctgaaaatgtcGTGAACACAGTaacatgtgtcgggtgattgCGAGGAAAGcgatgtttggtcgtctcacggtTGCTATCCCAGCCATTCCcctggctttgcttccacgttggaaatgagagAAATCTCACCCCatcgttttttttgttttgttatttattgtagCCGACGTAAACACACCTTTCAGTTGCCCACAAaacccacaatgcattgcggtttttACACcccgctacgtcacactttcgagCTCTATAACAATGCCATCAGTAGGGTAGTATTTTTATCATTACTTTCCATGTCAAGTTCACATGCTTGTCGCGATTTCTACCCCCAGGTGTTGACCTCACTGGCTCATCTATACTGTcaaaactgttcattttaaagactgaaaacaaacgAGCGCCGCCGTGTTGGATTGCGTTTAACGCTCACCAAATTCTGATTGGTCGAGAGGACATATCGCATTAGGCTAAAAATAGTTTCGGCGCTCATCGCGGTTTGGAAATAAACTGCATCTTGCAGTACATTTTAAGCAAGGAAATGTAGCGATTCGTCATGAAATGCTGGAGCAGTGAATAAGATCAGTACAGAATGGCATGACgaactcattttttttaatttggcgTTTATTGCGTTTTGGGAAAGAGCTCTTAATTTTCGTACCTTTCGTTTTCGTGACATACAAGCATACAGTATTGTAAGTATAAAGTTATAATCAGTTTCTTACCTCCTACGTCCATTAACTGCACAATTAAGTCTCCCTGTGTTTCGCCTCATCCATTTAGCTGCACGTCTTGCTTCAACTCAGCACCTGGGAAAGCATCGCAGATTGGCTCTCCAAATCTCGCGAGATTACGATATACCTCGCTACAAATAATGAAGCACAACACTGAGTGACTTTAATCCTCATCAGAATCCCCAGAGGTTTTTCCACAGTGGTCTGCAGGTAAGACTTGACTGATGTTTGGTCACACAGTTTGTGAAACTGAGAGAGTTGTTGGTTTTCTTACATTGTAATATAAAGATAGTGGACCACAATGTCGATGTAGGTAGGCAGGGGCGAGTATTTCATTCCACTGATATATCTTTGTTAAGAACTTGGTGAACACCCCCGTGAAATAGTTTCAGAATCAAAATCCTTTATTAAACCCTTGCAGGAAATTGTTGGATTGCAGTGCTCCATTTCACAGTACAGGTAAATAAAGAGGAAAGTAACATTAAAaagatacaaataaaataaaatggtaattAAACCCAATCCACaaatagtaatataataatagtaataataataataaaaaaatggaaatacaagaATAGAAAATCAAGAAGTAAAGAAATATACCCTTCAAAATGGACACTATAtacattgttaatattaacttAAATTGTGCAAATAGAAATTATATACAGAGTAGTAGGATATTTTGTGTATTGCACATATAACAAGGGTTGGGCTTCAGAAAACTGGACAGTCTCTGTGACTCTTCTGTTAACATTTGATTCCACTTGGAGATCAACTCAGAGTTTTTTCATTTAAGGCTGTAAAGGTTagatgtttggtttgttggtcTTTACATGCAGAGAAATTGGTCTTCAGTGACCTCTTGAAATTTGTTGTCAATTTTGGGCACTTCCTGTTGTGGTAGATATAGACACCATAGTTTTCTCTGGTCCCCTGCCCAATTTGGCTGGTGACCACATGTTTAGTCGCATGTGGTCGCTTCATTGCTGGATGTCTCGGTGGTGTTCAGCAAACAACGTGGTCTATATAGACAACTGGAAAagtttctggggaaaacctggtctGGTTAGGAGAGGTGGCATCCATCCTACTTTGGATGGGGCAGCTCTCTTGTCTTTGAACATAGTAAATTCTGTACACCACCAAAAGCCATGACAACTACCCAGATTCCAGACCAGggggcagagctgctgtcttacacacccTTCTGCAAGCTCCTTTCTACTGTCACCCCCCCAACCCTCTTCACACCCCATTGAAACTGAGTTGTTCATAGAGTTGTTCATGAAAATAtagttaaaatcaaaacaactacTCTAGTTAACCAGTCCAAGTATTAAATGTGgtttattaaatattcagtCCCTCATGTCCAAATCTCTGCTAATAAATGATCTGATACTCGATCACCATATTGATGTAATGTCACTCACAGAAACCCGGttgcagcaggatgaatttctcagtttaaatgaatcaacccCTCCGTGCTGCATTAACTACCAAGTACCCAGAAATACtgatagaggaggaggagtggcagcagtttatcagtcaCGATCTGCATATCAACCCTAAACCTACTGCTAAATACAATTCATTTGAAACTCTTACTCTTagcttctcacacacagactggagagcagataaaccacttttatttgctgtggtgtggTCCCCCAGCGCCTTATTCTGAGTTCTTAAATGAATTCCCTGACTTTCTATCATACTTAGcaataaactcagacaaagttaTCATAGTGGAAGGCTTTAACATTTGtgtggatgttgaaaatgactgtctAGCTTCTGCATTCAGATCACTGGTAGACTCAATTGGCTTCCCTCGAGggtaaataaacccactcactcctTTAATCATACCCAGACCTGGTGCTAACCTATGGCATTGAGGCTGACCACCTTACAATTTTCCCCCAAAATCCTTTCTTGTCCGACCACTccttaataacatttgaatttactttgGCAAACTATACtttgcctggaaaaaaaatccactacagcagatgcctttctgacactgctgtatcTAAATTCAAAGAACGTGTCCCAGCAGAGCTACCCTATATTAATACAATGGAGGGCAACTATGCCAATTTCACTCCCTCACAGGTAGACGTTTATGTAGATAGCACTGCAACATCATTTCTTGGGACCCATAATTCTGTAGCccctctgaaaaagaaggttATTGACCAGAAGAGAGTAGCCCCTTGGTACAATTCAAATCTACAcatattgaaacagaaaactagacagctggaaagaaaattacattcCAGCCAATGTGTCGAGGATCgtcaaacctggaaaaatagtttattaatgtataaaaaagaaCTTTGTAGCACCAGAAGGGCATATTACTCCTCATTAATAGAAAGGAACAAGAATGATCCTCGATTCCTCTTCAATACTGTGGCCAGGCTGACTAAAAACCATAGGGCTGTTGAGCCATGCATCCCCTGACTCTCAGCACTCatgatttcttaactttcttcactgataagattGTGAACATCAGAGCGAGGATTGGCAGTAATACGCCACCAAATACAGTTTCTCTTATAGCAACCTCCACACCGTTAGTATGTTTGGACAGCTTCTCCCCCATTCACCTCTCAGTTAAGTTAACTTCAGTCAATACCTCACCCAAGTCATCCACTTGTCTAC from Scatophagus argus isolate fScaArg1 unplaced genomic scaffold, fScaArg1.pri scaffold_44_ctg1, whole genome shotgun sequence carries:
- the LOC124055980 gene encoding coxsackievirus and adenovirus receptor homolog, with protein sequence MALVLLIGLVSVLFTSTCGLNLTSPSSEYQAALGHDISLRCHFTLASVDVGDLEIEWTVNRSDGQEEEEHLICYTENVLHHFTGFEGRVHFSSPDPQDGDASLTIKRVKITDKGTYQCTVKKFREVQSSQIKLMVMEEVPVPVYGSDGGTESDVDLKLRNRSSLVTTFPANYSLLPSTETSASSHDDLSSQDNAKTTTGTTTVITTGTITGTYPHTLQATTVVVMMSVFNQVFGMVHDTAETHTVHLNLTTESQNTSSLDGAVSIAVTVPITFIIIISAGIIFRCWKQKKQQKSDEENVSADEERFVPAQPEMTTMVDCIENTWNLWEKMGMELEDITITLMKIKEEDSTEEIPETNVDYEDGEVMGALLSKITSL